The segment CTCCGTCCTGTTCCCGCGTGGCCACCACCGTGGCCAGGTACTCCAGGTTCACCTGGTGCACGATGCCGGTCCCCGGCGGCACCACCCGGAAGTTCCGGAAGGCCTTCTGCGCCCACCGCAGCAGGGCGTACCGCTCCCGGTTGCGCTCGTACTCCCGCTCCACGTTGAACCGGAAGGCGTAAGTACTCCCGAAGGCGTCCACCTGCACGGAGTGATCGATGACGAGGTCCACGGGGACGAGGGGGTTGATGCGTTTGGGATCCCCGCCCATCCGGGCCACCGCGGACCGCATGGCCGCGAGATCCACCACCGCCGGGACTCCGGTGAAGTCCTGGAGCAGGACCCGACTCGGGAGGAAGGGGAATTCCCACCCCGCGCTGCCGGGTTCCCAGCGGCTGAGGCGTCGTATGTCCTCCTCCGTGAACGGCTCTGTGCCCGCCCACCGCAGCACGTTCTCCAGCAGGATCT is part of the Armatimonadota bacterium genome and harbors:
- a CDS encoding aconitase family protein; this encodes MVVALPDPFGARKRLAGTSIDYFRLTALEGVLALPLERLPMTVKILLENVLRWAGTEPFTEEDIRRLSRWEPGSAGWEFPFLPSRVLLQDFTGVPAVVDLAAMRSAVARMGGDPKRINPLVPVDLVIDHSVQVDAFGSTYAFRFNVEREYERNRERYALLRWAQKAFRNFRVVPPGTGIVHQVNLEYLATVVATREQDGEWVAFPDSLVGTDSHTTMVNGLGVLGWGVGGIEAEAV